tcttttcgctcactacggcttttacaaccgacgatacagcagtataccatgttttataaactttaccttactaaaactgtaatatcaaaatatttttgcacaattacagccactaagtattcacaattttcgaaaaatagcacgaatgtcaaactttgttagggacaacctaggttgtttgtaggggacaacctttgttccaaacaaagcccaaaccctggtacgcagaaagggacggaagatagttatccctgtctttgtcacgtcacaggaattgtgtataactgtatctctctcactcacggtattattattaccgtgtcatagacttgaaTGCagtgaaaatagaaaaagagatacaaaattatagtacaaataaatttttgtttactttacaGTTTTATTACAAGTCATTACGACACAAACAGCACATTTTCAATGAACGAAAAAAAATGACCATTTGCTATGCTTActgaaaaaatcaaatacaagAAACGTTCCAATacacattacaaaaaaaggtAGACAGCTACTGAATACTaactactttaaatataaaaaaattcaagaaaCGGGAATTgtgaatattcaaaaataatttagtctaAAATCAGAATCCCTCGTTTACCGCAGTTGTAAACCTTACAACTATTTCGTACTCTACTTTATAATCATACTATCATTCATTCACTTAGAATgtcaaacattaaaattgacaGTCACTGTCGTCACAttaatgtcaatgtcaattctatcaattgttttgtttggGCATTACTTGTCCGGCCGATtagttgttaattaattattttagttgatttaatcatccatttaaaaaaagctgttataatagaaatattattcttaacttcgatattaagaaaaaataatctgaTTCAACCTTCAAAAATGGTTGGGTTAGAGGCAGACTTGAACAAGGATGACGAATGTGATAATATTGGTTTAGGATGTGCATTAGAGCATTTCTCAGAGGTCGAAGATGTGATGAACATGAtagataatttgaaaaatatctatGACACCCCGCAGTTGGAAGTAGATTATGATAAATTGTACAGTATTCTGAAGCAATATTATGAGCAACCTCACCTACTTGATCCACACTTGGATAAGATTTTATCGAAGTTTATTGCATTGATTAAGGATAAAGAATCTCCTACGGGATTAAAACATGCCACTTTCAATTATATGTATCAAATTATAAGAGTCAGGGGATACAAAGTGGTTGTAAGGCACTTGCCTCATGAGGTATATTGACAAATTACAAACTAAAGCAAATACATAAAAAGCTTGTAAAAggaacataataattttataaaattataaatttcaggTGTCAGATCTTTTAACTGTTTTAACATTCCTAGAAGCACAAGACCCAATGGATAAAGAAACATGGCGTAGTAGACTTGTGTTGCTTCTGTGGCTCTCAATTGTTGTTATAATTCCTTTTCATATGAGCAGATTGGATGGTTTTGCACCAGACCAACCAGGTAACACTATATTGTACACTTTTGAAATATCACATCATGTTGATTTGGATACATTTTGATTCCTGactaagaaaaattatatatttaatttcccaatctcaataattaaagttattgctataatgtttaacttatttttgcGCAGGCACAGCTGAgtcatgtaaaaaattaactgtaaTGGAGAGAATTTTCAACATGTGCAAATTATACGCTTGTAGTAAGGATTCCTGTGCTGAGGCTAGTGCATATTTGGCCTCTAAGTTTCTAACCAGGTAAGGAAACttattcaaaacattaaataaatctaaaaccTGAAATATACCTGTGTGGATTAACTTTgttttcatcatcagctcactatacatccccactgaggggctcatagcctaccctaagttaggggtgactaggccatagtcaaccatgctggcccagtgtgggctgattgacttcacatatatcattgaatttcttctgaTATTTGTTCAGGTCGCATCactgttttccttcacagtaagaatgtcggataaatgtacattatgtaaaacgaaaaacacattggtacatggcgggatttgaacccaggtcCTGCAGActgcaagtcaagtgtttaacccctgagccaccaacaCTCTTAACTTTGTTTATGTGGCCCTAATAAGAAACTTTCAAGCCTTTTGAagtctacttttttttttttttacttttacaggTCTGATGTTAAAGAAGTTTATTTAGGTGCTTTCTTTAACTGGGCTTGTGATTTACATTCCAATTTGAAAGATCAGGACACAATACATTATGGTGTGTTAGCAGCAGTGGCTGCAGTACTCAAACATGGGAAGAGAGATGATTTATTACCCTACACACCAAAGTTACTTCAGTGGGTCACGGATCAGAATTACAAACATCACAGTGCCATGCTCGTTAGAAAGTATGGAGTTAAAATTGTGCAAAGAATTGGTATGTAgccagatttatttttttggtacaTTAGATTAGTACTGTTACaacacttaaatattaaaaaaagaactatttaaattttttttgtaacaggATTAACATTTCTGCGGCCTCGCGTAGCATCTTTTCGGTACACGCAGGGCTCAAGGTCCCTTGCAGTAACTCTTGGAGGAGTCGCGGCGGCCGGGGACACCGAACCCGTAGCCGCCCCGCCTGATGATGATGACCAAGATATACCACAGGAGGTGTGTATGggatattacataaaaactttttttttaaatcataggAAATTGACTAAAGCCAATAGAGAAAATCTATCTAAAAGTCATGTGAAGTAGGTAGGAATTGATTTGTTTACATATTACCTTGTAAAggaatgataatattttttttattatttgtaggtTGAAGAAGTAGTGGAACTACTATTGTGTTCTTTGCGTGACGACGACACAGTTGTGCGTTGGTCAGCAGCTAAGGGTGTGGGCAGGATAGGAGCGCGCCTGCCCGCGCTCGCCGCCGCCGACGTGTGCGAGATTGTTCTCACGCTTTTTGCTGAGAACGAACGAGAGACGGCATGGCATGGCGGATGCATGGCCTTGGCTGAATTGGGTGAGATTTACCACGATCTTACCACGTACACATTAAGTGCGATGTAgaagttataatattttgaaactaTCTATTTTGCTACTTCTATTTTCAGACTTGAGAGGTATTTGTAgcatattattaagttaactAAATGTGGGTTACGTAGCTCGTCGCGGGTTGCTGTCCCCTATGCAGCTGAGCGGTGCGGCGCGGTGCGTGGTGGCAGCTCTGGCGCGGGACGAGGCGCGTACAgcgggcggggcggggggCCGTGCGGCGCGCGACGCGGCATGTCACGCCGCATGGGCATTCGCACGCGCCTACGACGCCGCCGCGCTCGCACCGCACGCCACCGCCCTCGCCAACGCACTCATTGCGACTGCCTGCTTCGATAGAGAGGTATAATAGTTTTCAGATATGTTGCTGGCTCTGAATCCGCGCGAGTCCCTGCTTAGAAATCAATTTTAGGTTTAGTGGGGGAGGGCACTGCGCAATGCGCCGATGACCGTTAATACATATGAAAGGAATAATACAACTAGTAActttttcttacttttttctctcttttttGTCTCGGGTAAAATTCGATTTTGAAATATTCGACATCTTTTTGTGACAATCATAGAATTTTCCAGATCAACTGCCGTCGTGCGGCATCCGCAGCGTACCAAGAGAACGTGGGTCGTCACGGCATGTTCCCGCACGGCATTGACGTGCTGACCACCGCGGACTTCCACTCTGTGGGTCCGCGGAACAACGCGTACTTGGTGATAGCGCCGCAGATCGCCAGCTACCCGGAGTACACGCGGCCGCTTGTCGATCACGTGGTCGATCTCAAGATAGAGCATTGGGACTACGCGATACGAGAGCTAGCGGCTCAGGCACTTAATAAACTCACTGATAAGGTCagattttaaatcataagtgtaatttaaaaagaaaaatagacttttttgtttttatttctaaaagaaTGGTTgtagtattatattttcttatattacaattttcattcctgcttatattatactagctgtcgaccacgactctgtccgcgaggaataaaaaaaacaatgtaataagtagcctatgtgttgttctatactatgttctacgtctgtgccaaatttcatcaagattcgttgagccgttctggagataccttgaaacaaacatccatccatccatccaaacattcgtattagtaagatttcagtATCATCGTTATTTCATATGCATGTGCATTAGTGcataaaaaccttttttcttgaaaattattcattGTCTTTTGAAACTGGCCGTCATGATTTAAAagtcaagtaaaataatttctttcaaAACTGACAGTTTATGTTTTACTGCCGTAGGttaagctagtttttaatttatttatttttattcatttattactaCATGTTggggtttttattttaaccggCCGTTTTCAAAAACgtacaaaattttctttttaaaatgaataatgtAAGTATCTTTTTTACGACAGACATTTGGATATTCAGAAATAAAGTcctctaaaattttaatttatatataaaaaatggttttCAGATTCCAGAGTATGTAGCAACGGAAGTTCTTCCTAAATTGGTGACTAAAACTGGTTCCATTGATTTGAACGTACGTCATGGTGCCATCCTTGGTATTGGTGAAGCCATCCTAGCTTTATCAAAGACTAAATTATCAGATggtatgttattattttaccaaTCACgggaatatcttaaaattagaCTGTTGgcaattgtaacaaattaacaaaaactcATTACACATTTAGAGTAAAATcagattttcttaaaaaattactcGTGAAATATTGCAAATATAGAATAAAAGTGGAAAACAAAGTCAATATGCtatcaaataatttcacaaacatgtataatttttacaaaaaacgtTGATCTTCAAGTTAATCTTTAAGTTGGCAATTTTCGTTTATGgcacaagaaaaataaattacataactaGGTAAGATGGCGGACAGTTTGATATCGGAGGAGATCTGGCAGTCTGTACGGGAGCTGGTGGGCAGGCTGCGCGTGCGCCAGCAGTTCCGCGGCCTGGGCGGCGAGCTGATGCGCCAGGCCTGCTGCCGGTGCATCGCGCGACTGTCGCAGGCCGCCGCGCCCTGCCATCACCATCCCGATATTATCGGTActttatatatctttaaattgtCTTGCATACATTAAAGAGTTTACAAACACCTAATATGCACTATATTTCAGATGAATGGCTCGACCTGATAGAAGAATGTTTGGGTCATGAGGTGCAAGTCATCCGCGAGAAGGCAATCCAGGCGCTTCCTGTGGTATTCGAGCAGTACTTGTCGGACGACAGCTCGCGACAGAAACGGGCAGAGCTTATGCAGAAGTACTGTCACCAGCTGGCCAGCACTAGTGCTAACGGACTGCTGCTCAGGATGGGCTATTCAAGGGCTATAGGTAAATAAACTAGATGTATAGGTTAGGTGAAGGGTGGAAAGAAAGTAATGTGACTTtgcttgaaaaaataattgataatggGTGTGGTTAGAAGATTGCCAGAAATGGggctatattaaaatgtttatcgtGAAAATAACGCATAATGCCAAAGAGCGGGAATTTGTGTTTTAGGTGTCAAatgttaatcaaaataaatttaaaacaatattatgtatactATATAGGTGCTTTGCCGAAGTTTGTGCTGAGCGAACATCTGCCGCTGGTGATTCGTTCACTGATTGAGTGTACGAGAGTGACGGAGGCGACACAGAAGTGGGCGGAGTCTCGACGTGACGCTGTCATAGGTCTGACAGAGGTGTGTCACACGCAGGGCATAGTGGGCGGCGTCGAGAAATACGTGGAAGAGATCATAGACGCGCTACTGGCTTGTCTATCGGAGTATACTATTGATATGAGAGGCGATATCGGTGCTTGGGTGAGAGAAGCGAGTATGActggtaagttttattttttagtccacattttttattcaattcaaatatTGCTGGtacttgataatttttttattctttatttaaaaaaaatgtcggtTCCGTTTGCTATATAAACGGCTATAATACTATAATacatatctataatattaggtccttacatatgaaattggcgttttgtatgggaggaacaaaaagtcgaatattttttaatataatatatttaattaatcaaagtatgaaccattttttttatgcacttttgccatctcataggtagttcattgatccctttactaaaaaaaccagtcggacgggaatcaataaaatctttgaaggcgatttggactgccccatcggagttgaatttttttccttgcaagaagttatccaaatttcgaaaaaaaaatggtaatctgttggagcaaggtccggagagtacggaggatgtcttagactttccaattgaagctcttctaatttagtagccgtctgttgcgcagtgtgtggtctagcgttgtcgtgaagcagcagtggcgtggagcgattgactagcctaggttgtttagccgctagcttttccatcatggtttgcaattgctgacaatagacatcagccgtaatagtctggccagatttgagaaaactgtaatgaacaataccggcactagtccaccaaacgcttacaagtaacttttttggggttaattttcgcttggggcaggatttggctggctggccaggatccaaccattgcgctgagcgcttccgattatcctaaagaacccatttttcatcacaggtaatgattcggtttaaaataccttcattattgtgccggtttagtaatgtaacgcaacagtcgacaggcgtttgccggtttgcttccgtcaattcgtgaggtacccacctttcaagctttttaatcttcccaatttgcttcaagtgaattaaaacagttttatcactaacatcgcagcctgctgctaactcggacgtggtttgcgatggatccgcttccacaatagcctttaACTTTTccttatcaacttgagtctcaggccgtccacgggacttgttctgcagatcgaaatttccagaacgaaaacgttggaaccaaaaacgaactgtgttttcttttgcaacacgaccgccatacacatcattcacccttcgagtcgtttccgcagcactagtgccacggcggaactcgtactcgtaaataatgcgatattttaagttttccattttgtaaaatgagtgacgcaaacagaaaaaaacagaagaaaaaaaacaaacgaatgacggtcatcgaaccacaaatacatgagtctatagccgtacaaatttgaatttggaattccttaccaaagaggagaaattcgtgattaaagtggccagtacgaaaaacgccaatttcatatgtaaggaccacaggtgggcacagttaatcgaaaagttaacttcgttaatcgttaattcgttaattaaaaaattaacttcgttaatcgttaaagcgttaaattctcgaaaatttaacgcaagttaaagttaatcgttaacagttaaccataccaaaattatacatactaattttacacttatgtggcgacacttgtttaaaatagtaatttgactatacattctatgacacattagtattagagacaagtataaatgcattatagtatatttcattacgagtgcggaaagcctgtcattgcaaagagttccgacaaatgtctacccgacccgaggcgcagccgaaggtgagggttgacagtagGAACAAGTTGCAATGACAGGATTTCCGCACGAGTAccaaacaactatttttaatacagttgcgaaaaatgaagcaatttaatagaataataaaaacacaataaactcaagtaacaaaaatatttggaaaatggcgccaaccgtaaaagaatatgaacaggattttttttgttttcttcacccattctgggtaggcaaagggaactgcCCAAACAGcgaagtcttcagtagattatttttattgatatgaaatgaatatgaaatttaatgaaatgaaataaaatgaaatataacctaattcattgaatcaaatcattaaatcggatattgtaacaaattaggagcttattttagcaatatttgcatgaatcataaaaaattcaatgatttttttttgtaaaaacttcgtggttggttttttctttttaatagacattattttgacagttgggaaagggAACGCACGAggttggaaaagctaaagaaaaaacacgagtaaaaaaagttttaatacagtCGCTCAAAAAGGGATTGGagggtattgcagggacgaagagcgttcggaatgtgggctattacatactcttgcttttatatactagtaatgaaatatactatttcgaaccttcttttgattttgtcctgtttcTTTGAAAGACGTGAGTCTTttccggacgctctgatgcatcatatttgcacgcgaacttcacatgtatcaattatcaactcgttcgttcaccattcgggtcgccgacagtcgcccaacatagttgaacttaggagcgtggcgtggcacgtaatttaaacaaaatgatagcacgtctccaagtttctaatttaacgattaacggacttttattaacggaagttgagtttaacggaagttaacaaaagcgttaacactttttgaagttaacttaaaagttaatccgttaagcaaaatgttaacttcgttaattaacgattaacggattaacgagttaatgcccagctctggtaaggacctaatatttcaCTCGCTGTCAATATGTGGTCCACGTGCGAGTACAAGAGATGAGATGGAGGTATGTCGTGGTCGTGATGTAGGTCTGCTGTCTCTGTGCCGCGCGTGCGCAGTGGAGGCGCCGCAGTTGAACAGCGCGCGCGCAGTTTGCGCAGCGATGCGCGGCGCTGCGCAGCAGGCAGTAGAGAAGATCGATCGCACGCGCGCGCACGCCGGCAGGATATTCACCGCCTTCATATACAAGTTTGTTGTATTTTCATGAAGACCGCTATACTAGTGTTTTAAGTATATATCACCTGATAATATACAATAGCAAACATGCAGGAAATTGTTGTGTGCAATTTAGAGAGAGAACGCGTTTCTTATAATTTGATCGTCACgaaatttacaatttgaaaattattgaatgttacataaaaaagtaagtcATACAAATATGCCTAGTCAAGTTAAAAGCGCTTGAAATTTAAcgttttactaaatttttttcgtattaGATTGTTTTCGTACCGAATAGACCACCAGTTTATTTTCAGTGATCCGATCATCAGCAACATCCCTCACCACGAGGCGTTAAAGCGCATCTTTCCATACGACGAGGTGGAGCTGAGGGGGGGCGGTGAGGAGGCTGAGAGCGGAGAGCACGCGGTGGTGAGCGAGAACTCTAACGTGGTGCTGTGGCTGTTCCCGGGACACACGATGCCGCGCTTCGTGCAGCTGCTGCAGTACCCAGAGTACAGGTACAGCGTGCTCAAAGGATTGGTGGTCAGCGCCGGGGAGCTCACTGAGAGTCTGGTGAGTTATACTAACAtcattttttagtttattttttcaggGATTTATCCTCTCTCAATATACtcttaatcgttaattaatcGTTAATTGCTCACTGTGGTGCTCATACTAAACATAGTTAATATTAAGACGTTTAAATTTGTGTGTATAATCGCGTataattcttttcaaatatcttggcggtcCAGTCATGCATTGCTCTCCCCCCGCATCAAGACTTGCCCCGCTACACCTAAAGTTTTGTCCTTCACAGCGACTCACGTCAAGTTAACCGCCAAGATATGTGAATACATTTGTACCATTTAGTCAATGGCAATAATTGAGAGaagtattacaattattaaaatgtatatttgaagGTGAAACACACGACACAATCTCTATACTCGTACTTGCACACATTGCACGACGACTTGCCGACGCTACGCAGTGTGTGCGACACGATCGTGCAAGTGTTCGCGGACAATTTGCACGTCAAGCGAATCACCGGGCCAATGTTCAACTTCCTCGATAGACTGCTCAGTTCAGGTCTGTAGTCTTTTTATAACACCACTAATTTAGAAAGTCGGTACAAGTAACAACTTTTATCTGTCTCGtgtgtactttttaatttaagcctATTATAAATAGCTAAAGGTTCAGTTTCATTAGTCGATATTTCTGTCATTATAGCATGCCTGACGAGAGAGATTTATTGTTTCAGCATACCATAGCTCTCGCATGCGTGAACCGTTTTTATTAGTCATTATGGTCCCCATGCGTTGGGGGATATTCCTTACTTTTTCTTATTCTGCCTATTTATTATACGCTTCAACTGAGTCCCTGCAAAAAGCTTTCTATTTTGCGATCGATCATTTTTATCGACTAAGTTATCGAGTAATGAAATGGCGCTCTTATGTTTTGTCACAGGTGCCATATCACCAATACTAGATGACCCGGAGTCGACGTTCGCAGCGGACGTATTGAAATACTTACAACTGGAGCTGCGCggaggaaaaaatatttacaagctGTTGGACTctataaatgttttgtgtCAATTGATACAGgtgtgtacaatttttttcactttagtttttaatttaaatggtttgttaataagatttatatcGTAGTCTAAACTTACATTTAGTATATGTTCCCTCTAAAGTGTGGTACGAATAGATAATACAATAGGCAAGTGTATGTCAGGTTGGCGGTACAGTATGCAGCAAGGCACTGGGCCAGCTCGTCATCTACTTGTGCTACGCGGACCGCTATGTGCGCCGCTGCGCCGCCGCAAGACTCTATGAGGCGCTAACTTTGTACGGTGACACTTGCACTGCGGCGCAACACAACCTCGACCAGGTACAATACACACGGCGATAAGCCACGTATAAGTCATGTGTAAGTCACGTATAAGTCATGTGTAAGTCACGTATAAGCCATGTGTATGTCACCTATAATTCATGTGTAAGTCACGTATAAGTCATGTGTAAATCACGTACAAGATACATATAAGTCACGCGTAAGCTACAAAGTCACGAGTGAGACATTGGCCgggggtttctgagaccaaaacccCCGTTTAAaccatattgttatctttgttatgttaaagataatgacagagtgTTTTAAATGATGATTTTGGTCCGCCGTCGCATGTAAGCCGCTGTAGGGGAAAAGAGATGTTTGGAATGTGGTGTTTTAGTGTTTTCGTCTCACAAAAGTTATCGAGAATGTATGTATGCCTtgatgtgatttaaaaaagcgagaaaaatgtgtgacattataatagaaatggagatatttaactaaacttaaataacaatGCGTTCAACATTTCCAGGTGATGACTATTTTAGCCGAAACGGATTGGGAAAGAGATGTCGCGGAACTGAGACCGATAAGGAATGATATTTGTGATCTAATGGACATCAAGAGGCCCGTCCTCAAGCAAAAGGCGCCTTAAATGCAATGGCATTAAGAACTGGATTAGCTTACAGCACAATAAAGTGCGCTTTTTCGCTTTAACACGACTCGAACGCAAACATTAACACGGAGTCAGTATTTAtgctttaattttgtttcactgaaaattatatgatttctttgtttatgtattaacaaaatattgattaataatGAAACAGCATAATATGGAAACAGCACATAGCTcgcaattaaataaacatgtaacttttttttacttaatttattgtttttatttaccttatcCTATTTATATGTGATAATTGTCACAATTGTacgtacaataattattaagag
The Papilio machaon chromosome 8, ilPapMach1.1, whole genome shotgun sequence DNA segment above includes these coding regions:
- the LOC106718681 gene encoding tubulin-specific chaperone D; translation: MVGLEADLNKDDECDNIGLGCALEHFSEVEDVMNMIDNLKNIYDTPQLEVDYDKLYSILKQYYEQPHLLDPHLDKILSKFIALIKDKESPTGLKHATFNYMYQIIRVRGYKVVVRHLPHEVSDLLTVLTFLEAQDPMDKETWRSRLVLLLWLSIVVIIPFHMSRLDGFAPDQPGTAESCKKLTVMERIFNMCKLYACSKDSCAEASAYLASKFLTRSDVKEVYLGAFFNWACDLHSNLKDQDTIHYGVLAAVAAVLKHGKRDDLLPYTPKLLQWVTDQNYKHHSAMLVRKYGVKIVQRIGLTFLRPRVASFRYTQGSRSLAVTLGGVAAAGDTEPVAAPPDDDDQDIPQEVEEVVELLLCSLRDDDTVVRWSAAKGVGRIGARLPALAAADVCEIVLTLFAENERETAWHGGCMALAELARRGLLSPMQLSGAARCVVAALARDEARTAGGAGGRAARDAACHAAWAFARAYDAAALAPHATALANALIATACFDREINCRRAASAAYQENVGRHGMFPHGIDVLTTADFHSVGPRNNAYLVIAPQIASYPEYTRPLVDHVVDLKIEHWDYAIRELAAQALNKLTDKIPEYVATEVLPKLVTKTGSIDLNVRHGAILGIGEAILALSKTKLSDGKMADSLISEEIWQSVRELVGRLRVRQQFRGLGGELMRQACCRCIARLSQAAAPCHHHPDIIDEWLDLIEECLGHEVQVIREKAIQALPVVFEQYLSDDSSRQKRAELMQKYCHQLASTSANGLLLRMGYSRAIGALPKFVLSEHLPLVIRSLIECTRVTEATQKWAESRRDAVIGLTEVCHTQGIVGGVEKYVEEIIDALLACLSEYTIDMRGDIGAWVREASMTGLLSLCRACAVEAPQLNSARAVCAAMRGAAQQAVEKIDRTRAHAGRIFTAFIYNDPIISNIPHHEALKRIFPYDEVELRGGGEEAESGEHAVVSENSNVVLWLFPGHTMPRFVQLLQYPEYRYSVLKGLVVSAGELTESLVKHTTQSLYSYLHTLHDDLPTLRSVCDTIVQVFADNLHVKRITGPMFNFLDRLLSSGAISPILDDPESTFAADVLKYLQLELRGGKNIYKLLDSINVLCQLIQVGGTVCSKALGQLVIYLCYADRYVRRCAAARLYEALTLYGDTCTAAQHNLDQVMTILAETDWERDVAELRPIRNDICDLMDIKRPVLKQKAP